A part of Miscanthus floridulus cultivar M001 chromosome 6, ASM1932011v1, whole genome shotgun sequence genomic DNA contains:
- the LOC136459098 gene encoding uncharacterized protein At4g15545-like — translation MINHRGSQLRISPPASPPPLARSPPPTTQTPTPTASATAAQPSPGPEPAPVAELPDAIAAALPPDPYEQLEVARKITAVAVASRASRLELEAARLRQRLADRDRLAAELADRAAKLELALRDADARLRGALDDNAKVKERDSLAQTSKKLARDLAKLETFKRHLMQSLGDDNSQIQETVDIRTCEQSVAKANSWKDGLENSHPASSLSDESNEAESINEEVTRPFEQKLTITHITPRLTSDPATKLRTAATTSPRRYSTAVSPKLASGATSPRLEGHMAMSPWLPSSKMSSAANSPPRGHSTSGRGTRVDGKEFFRQARSRLSYEQFAAFLANIKEFNAHRQSREETLRKPSQPNRAENKDLLRSFQGLLSRSLS, via the exons ATGATAAACCACCGTGGCTCCCAGCTTCGGATCTCGCCACCCgcatcaccaccaccactagcACGCTCTCCGCCTCCAACGACGCAGACCCCTACGCCCACGGCCTCGGCCACTGCTGCACAGCCTTCACCGGGGCCCGAGCCCGCGCCGGTGGCGGAGCTGCCGGACGCCATCGCGGCCGCGCTGCCGCCGGACCCGTACGAGCAGCTGGAGGTGGCGCGCAAGATCACGGCCGTGGCCGTGGCGTCCCGGGCCTCGCGCCTCGAGCTCGAGGCCGCGCGGCTACGGCAGAGGCTGGCCGACAGGGACCGCCTCGCCGCCGAGCTCGCCGACAGAGCCGCCAAGCTCGAGCTGGCACTCCGCGACGCCGACGCGCGACTCCGCGGCGCGCTCGACGACAAC GCCAAGGTCAAGGAGCGGGACTCGCTCGCGCAGACGTCCAAGAAGCTGGCCAGGGACCTCGCCAAG CTGGAAACCTTCAAACGGCATCTGATGCAATCGCTGGGCGATGACAATTCCCAA ATTCAGGAAACAGTAGACATAAGAACCTGCGAGCAATCGGTGGCAAAAGCGAATTCCTGGAAAG ATGGACTAGAGAACAGCCATCCAGCATCCTCTCTATCCGACGAATCCAACGAAGCCGAAAGCATAAATGAGGAAG TAACGAGGCCATTTGAGCAGAAACTGACCATCACGCACATCACTCCACGCCTCACCTCGGATCCTGCGACGAAGCTGAGAACCGCCGCAACAACATCCCCGAGAAGGTACTCCACGGCGGTGTCGCCCAAACTAGCGTCCGGCGCCACCTCGCCGCGATTGGAGGGCCACATGGCGATGTCGCCATGGCTGCCCTCCAGCAAGATGTCCTCTGCAGCCAACTCGCCTCCTCGTGGACACTCTACCTCAG GACGCGGTACAAGAGTAGATGGCAAAGAGTTCTTTCGTCAAGCAAG AAGTCGCCTGTCATACGAACAATTTGCGGCTTTTCTTGCCAATATCAAGGAGTTCAACGCCCATAGGCAATCTCGAGAG GAGACCCTGAGGAAG cctagccagccgaacagggcAGAAAACAAGGACCTCTTGAGGTCGTTCCAAGGGCTGCTTAGCCGCAGCCTATCGTAG